The Candidatus Marinimicrobia bacterium CG08_land_8_20_14_0_20_45_22 DNA segment TGATGATGGATTGATACAGTTCGTTGACTTTCTTTCCGATTTCGGGCGTTGAGCCGGAAGTGATCTTCCGGATCTTCGTCACCGTGTGAACTTTATCGCCCGGATTGATTCTTTCCGGCGAATAGCCGCAAAAGAAATCGACGTTGAATTTCAGTCCGCTCTCTTTTTCAAGAATCGGCACGCAAACCTCTTCAGTACAACCCGGATAAACCGTCGATTCGTAAATGACAATTCCGCCCTTTGACAAAATCTTCCCGACGGTTTCGGTTGCTTTGACAACCGGCGTAAGATCGGGATTTTTATATTTGTCGATGGGCGTCGGAACCGTCACGATGAAATAATTGCACGGCTTGAGATCGAGATAGTTCGTCGTGTAGGTCAGACGCTTAGCCGACTTTAAGTTCTCGGTTTCGGTTTCGAGAGTGCGATCGATGCCGTTTCGCAGTTCGTTTACGCGTTTGGCGTTGATGTCAAAACCGATGGTGTCAAATTTTTTCCCAAATTCAACAGCCAGCGGCAAACCGACATAGCCAAGCCCGATGATTCCGATTTTTGTGCTTTTCATTTGCATGCTTCCTCTTAAAATATTTTCATTGTTAAAAAGTTAATTTTTTATGGTGGCTGGTGTTAGGTGTCTGGTTACTGGTTTCTGGTTACCGGTTTCCTGTTGCCTGTTACCCGTTACCGGTTTCCTATCTCCTGTTACTGGTTTCTGGTTACTGGTATCTGGTTTCCGGTTTCGGGTGTCTGGTTTCCGGTTTCTGGTTTCGGGTGTCTGGTTTCCTGTTACCTGTTGCCTGTTGCCTGTTTCCTGTTGCCTGTTGCCTGTTTCCTGTTGCCTGTTGCCTGTCTTTAAAAATTCTCCCACGATTTGATGAGTTTTGTCAAAGAGGCACAAAGATGATCATATTCACTATCAAGCGCACATTGAATTTCTTGATTGGTATATGAGCAGTCTTTTGCTATTTCAAGCCAACCGCGAGATTCTTCTGCGGAGCCCAACGCATCAATAAGATGCCGTAAATAAATACGCTTATATTTGCGTTTCGCAAAACCTTCCCTGATATTCATCGGAACGGATCTTGACGATCTTCTCAATTGATCAGTCAGCGAGTACATTTCATCTCTGGGAAATGTTTTAGTCAGCTCGAAAATTTTCATGGATAATTCGTAAGATAAATTATATACCGTCAAATCTTTGATTGACTCAATTTTCATTTTTAAATATCTCTTCTTTTCCCCGTTACCTTTTTCCTGTTACCTATTACCTGTCTCCTGTTACCTGTTGCCTGTCTCCGGTTTCTGGTTTCTGGTATCTGGTTTCGGGTGTCTGGTTATCTGTTGCCTGTTACCTGTCTCCTGTTTCCGGTTTCCTGTCTTCCGTCTCCTATTTCCCTGGTTTCCGGTTTCCTATAATTTTAGCGGCAACGGAACTTTCCGACCGGTCTGCGCTGATTTATAGATTGCAAGAACCACCTCGAGAGATTTCCTTCCGCTTCGTCCATCCGTATTGGCTTCTGCATCGCCGTTCAATGTAGCGATTACGTTTTTGTAATAAGGTAAATGACCGAGCCCGTAAATGTTCGGCGGATTGTAATTCGATTCCTGAACTAACCGATCATCATCGTCATATTCTTCAAATTCCCACTTATCAATATGATTCACTGCGACGCCTCCGATTTTGACGGTTCCTTTTTCACCAATAACCGTGATACTGCCTTCGAAATTTTTCGGATATGTCAGCATCGTTACATTCATTGAGCCGATCACGCCATTTCTAAATTTGATGATCGCCGAGCCGGTATCGTCTGTTTCGATATGCCGCGCCATCGTCGCCGTTTCCGCCATAACACTTTCGACAGGACCGATCAGCCAGCAAATGGCATCGACATAATGACTTGCCTGATTCATAAAAGCGCCGCCATCAAATTCCCACGTGCCGCGCCATTTAGCCAGGTCGTAATAACTCTGCGGTCTCTGCCAGAATACATTCGATTGAACCACGAAAATTTTCCCAAACCGGTTTTTATCGATCGCCCTTTTCAGCAGTTGAAGCGTGGTGTTCAGCCGGTTTTGTTTGACGACAAATAAATGAACATGATTCGCATCGCAGGCTTGTATGAGTTTGTCGGCTTCTTCAAGTTTAGTCGCCATTGGCTTTTCGGAAATGACGTTGATACATTTTTTTGCGGCAAGAATTCCGTGTTCGGGATGTAAACCGCTGGGCGTGCAAACCGAGATCACATTGATGTCTCCGCGCTGGAGCATCTTGTCGTAATCCGTATACCAATTTACGCCGTATTTTTCGCCAGATTCGCGTGCGCGTTCTTCGAGGATGTCGCAAACCGCGACGAGTTTCAGTTCATCTTTTAAAGCGGCAATGGACTCGAAATGGTTTCTCGAAATTCGACCGCAACCGATCAGAGCAATGTTTTTCATAGTTATTTCTCGCTAAGGGTTATAAGGTTAGAAAAGGACGCAAAGGTTTTTTAGGGAAAGTTAAACCAGGTTATTTACAATTCGAGTAATTCCATCTTTCAAATGTGCTTCATTGAAGTTAATCAGTAAGCCAAGCCTTTTATCTGCCAATCGCAAATATGTCAATAACTGTTTTTTATGAACAGGCAAAATAGATTCCACCGATTTGATCTCAACTATTACTGCATTATTGACCAACAAATCAATCCGAAAAGCTGACTCCATTCGGAGATTTTCATAAACGACCGGAAGGATTTTTTGCTTCTCGACCCGAAGGCCATTTTTCTCCAGTTCGTATGCCATCAAATCTTCATAAACCGATTCAAACAGACCAGGTCCGAACTTTGTGTGCAAACAAAAGGACACATCAAGAATGATTTTAGAAATTTCGTTTTCAGTCATCATTAGTTCAGTATGAGTAAAAATTATTCATTTTCTGCGGACTTGTTATTACTTGGCGTCCTTTGCGAGCAACTCCTCTTTCTCAAGAAAGTACTCTAATCCGCATCTTGGGCATTTCACCTCGTGATCGAACTTGGGCAGGATTTCTCCGCATTCACAGACCCAGCCTTTTTGCCGGGCAGGGACGCCGACCATCAGTGCATAATCCTGAACATCTTTCGTCACAACAGCTCCGGCGGCGATAAACGCATGTTTACCAATCGTATTCCCGCAGACAATCGTCGCGTTCGCGCCAATCGATGCTCCAACTTTTACCAATGTTTTCCGATAAAATTCCGATCCGCGTTGAGGATATTTGCTTCGGGGATCCATCACATTTGTGAAAACCATCGACGGCCCACAAAAAACGTAGTCTTCCAGTGTTACGCCTTCGTACACCGAAACGTTGTTCTGGATTTTTACGAAATTGCCGATAACTACATTGTTGCCGACATTGACGTTCTGACCGATCGAAACCTTCATGCCGATTTTCGATCCGGCCTGAATATGCGAAAAGTGCCAGATTTTCGTTCCGTCACCGATCTCAACGTTGTCGTCGATATAACTGCTTTCATGGACGAAAAATTTCATATGGATTTCCTATAGATTAGTTGGATATTTGAGAATACATAGATGCACTCACACATTCATGCACCATCCACTCCTTCACTTACGCTTTATAAAATTCTTTGATCTTCTCAACAACGTAATCCTGCATTTCCATCGTCAATTCGGGGTAAACCGGTAATGCAACCGTGTGTTCAGCGGCATATTCGCTATTCGGGAAATCGCCTTTCCGGTAACCAAGGTCTCTGAAACATTCCTGAAGATGAAAAGGCACCGGATAGTAGATTTCAGTTCCTATCTGATTTTCTGAAAGCCACTTCCGCAACTCATCACGCTTTTCTGAGACGGAAAGGATGTATTGGTTGTAAATATGAAAATCGCGTCGATAAGCAACTGTCGGCGTTTTAACTTCCGGAATATTCAGATGCGAATCGTAATAAGTAGCGTGAGCCTGCCGAGCTCGGCTCCAGGATTCTAAGTGAGGGAACTTGACCAGCAAGGCGGCCGCCTGAATCGTATCGAGACGAAAATTGCCGCCAATCAACGAGTGATAATATTTTGGATGCGATCCATGATTCCGAAGTTTTCCCAACTTTTCCGCTAACGTCAAATCGTTGGTCACGACCATTCCCCCATCACCGATTCCACCCAAATTTTTGCTTGGGAAAAACGAAAAACATGCCATTAAGCCCATCGTTCCAGCTTTTTTTACTCCCGACTTGGATGGATAACGTGATCCAATCGCCTGCGCGGCGTCTTCGATGACTGGAATGCCATAACGATTTGCAACATCGAGAATTAAATCCATGTCGGAGCATTGTCCGTACAGATGAACAGTAATGATCGCTTTCACTTTGTTAATCTTGTCTGGGTTCTGATCGAACCATTCGCGCAGTTTCAACGGATCAATATTGTAGGTTTTAGGATCGATGTCCGCAAAAACCGGAATCGCTTTCAGACGCGAAACCACGCCGGCGGTAGCAAAAAACGAGTACGGCGTCGTGATGACCCAATCTCCTGGCTGAATATCCAATGCCATCAAAGCGACGAGTAAAGCATCGGTTCCGGACGAAACGCCGATTCCATATTTAACACCGGTGTAATCGGCAATTTTCTGTTCCAGATCGGCAACCTCTGGTCCATTGACATAATGAGTCGATTCAATCACGCGGTCTATTGCGTTTTTCAGTTCGGGACGGATTGTCGCTAATTGGGCATTTAAATCCAGTAATGGAATTTTCATGTATGAGCTCCTTAGTAAAACGGGTAACGGGTAACGGGTAACGGGTAACGGGTAACGGGTGACGGGTAACGGGTGACAGGTGACGGATAACGGGTAACGGGTGACGGGTGACGGATAACGGGTAACGGGTAACGGGTAACGGGTAACGGGTGACAGGTGACGGGTAACGGGTAACGGGTGACGGGTAACGGGTAACGGGTAACGGGTAACGGGTGACAGGTAACGGGTGACAGGTGACGGGTGACAGGTGACGGGTAACGGGTAAC contains these protein-coding regions:
- a CDS encoding N-acetyltransferase; the encoded protein is MKFFVHESSYIDDNVEIGDGTKIWHFSHIQAGSKIGMKVSIGQNVNVGNNVVIGNFVKIQNNVSVYEGVTLEDYVFCGPSMVFTNVMDPRSKYPQRGSEFYRKTLVKVGASIGANATIVCGNTIGKHAFIAAGAVVTKDVQDYALMVGVPARQKGWVCECGEILPKFDHEVKCPRCGLEYFLEKEELLAKDAK
- a CDS encoding transcriptional regulator, which codes for MKIPLLDLNAQLATIRPELKNAIDRVIESTHYVNGPEVADLEQKIADYTGVKYGIGVSSGTDALLVALMALDIQPGDWVITTPYSFFATAGVVSRLKAIPVFADIDPKTYNIDPLKLREWFDQNPDKINKVKAIITVHLYGQCSDMDLILDVANRYGIPVIEDAAQAIGSRYPSKSGVKKAGTMGLMACFSFFPSKNLGGIGDGGMVVTNDLTLAEKLGKLRNHGSHPKYYHSLIGGNFRLDTIQAAALLVKFPHLESWSRARQAHATYYDSHLNIPEVKTPTVAYRRDFHIYNQYILSVSEKRDELRKWLSENQIGTEIYYPVPFHLQECFRDLGYRKGDFPNSEYAAEHTVALPVYPELTMEMQDYVVEKIKEFYKA
- a CDS encoding diversity-generating retroelement protein bAvd family protein, encoding MKIESIKDLTVYNLSYELSMKIFELTKTFPRDEMYSLTDQLRRSSRSVPMNIREGFAKRKYKRIYLRHLIDALGSAEESRGWLEIAKDCSYTNQEIQCALDSEYDHLCASLTKLIKSWENF
- a CDS encoding oxidoreductase, whose product is MKNIALIGCGRISRNHFESIAALKDELKLVAVCDILEERARESGEKYGVNWYTDYDKMLQRGDINVISVCTPSGLHPEHGILAAKKCINVISEKPMATKLEEADKLIQACDANHVHLFVVKQNRLNTTLQLLKRAIDKNRFGKIFVVQSNVFWQRPQSYYDLAKWRGTWEFDGGAFMNQASHYVDAICWLIGPVESVMAETATMARHIETDDTGSAIIKFRNGVIGSMNVTMLTYPKNFEGSITVIGEKGTVKIGGVAVNHIDKWEFEEYDDDDRLVQESNYNPPNIYGLGHLPYYKNVIATLNGDAEANTDGRSGRKSLEVVLAIYKSAQTGRKVPLPLKL
- a CDS encoding GxxExxY protein; protein product: MTENEISKIILDVSFCLHTKFGPGLFESVYEDLMAYELEKNGLRVEKQKILPVVYENLRMESAFRIDLLVNNAVIVEIKSVESILPVHKKQLLTYLRLADKRLGLLINFNEAHLKDGITRIVNNLV